One stretch of Streptomyces sp. 135 DNA includes these proteins:
- a CDS encoding CPBP family glutamic-type intramembrane protease, with protein sequence MRPETGLRPAPPAPLLGTLRRALAGGLVMGAALGAGTELGPVVADALGVSGFLARLIPAVSVSVLAVPLVVLALRRRGGSLRDLGFGGTGANLRALLIGAGVVVAAAALVLGAGTAAGLLRWSRPDVGTLAAYVVANGVVALFLEAFPEEATLRGYVWTSLRERFGGAASALGTTAVFLVVPGVSTVVGAGTARLLGREAGPVGAAPGGQDPVGYLLLLTVFGFMLVVARTAVRRAPLCVSIGAHLAFLTVNRIVYEGDRRGAGWHADVSSPDVEILVPGYLLVAAAGFAVWRLVERLRGAAARRHGAEPSGENFGHGGVRAADRRDRSWTAGSAEAHHGGQSSSASPVAPRQLRPTPGRERPLDPLSAPTAPPEHLPDPPSHRRGRDHRRRGDGDEHRLPSRRGRRT encoded by the coding sequence ATGCGTCCCGAGACCGGCCTTCGCCCCGCACCACCGGCCCCGCTCCTCGGGACGCTGCGGCGCGCCCTGGCCGGCGGGCTCGTCATGGGCGCGGCGCTGGGCGCCGGCACCGAGCTGGGGCCGGTCGTCGCCGACGCCCTCGGGGTGAGTGGGTTCCTGGCGCGGCTGATTCCCGCCGTGTCGGTCAGCGTGCTGGCCGTCCCGCTCGTCGTCCTCGCGCTGCGCCGCCGCGGCGGCTCGCTCAGGGACCTCGGGTTCGGCGGGACGGGCGCGAACCTGCGGGCGCTGCTCATCGGCGCGGGAGTGGTCGTCGCGGCGGCGGCGCTCGTGCTGGGCGCGGGGACGGCCGCCGGGCTGCTCCGCTGGTCACGCCCCGACGTGGGGACGCTCGCCGCGTACGTAGTGGCGAACGGCGTGGTCGCCCTGTTTCTGGAGGCCTTCCCCGAGGAGGCCACCTTGCGCGGTTACGTCTGGACGTCGCTGCGCGAACGGTTCGGCGGCGCGGCGTCGGCACTCGGCACCACGGCCGTGTTCCTGGTCGTGCCGGGCGTCTCGACCGTGGTGGGGGCGGGGACCGCGCGCCTTCTCGGCCGGGAGGCGGGCCCCGTCGGGGCGGCGCCCGGCGGGCAGGATCCGGTCGGCTATCTGCTGCTGCTGACCGTGTTCGGTTTTATGCTGGTGGTGGCCCGCACGGCCGTCCGGCGTGCTCCGTTGTGCGTCTCCATCGGCGCCCATCTGGCGTTCCTCACCGTCAACCGGATCGTGTACGAGGGGGATCGGCGCGGCGCGGGCTGGCACGCGGACGTGTCGTCGCCGGACGTCGAAATCCTTGTGCCCGGCTACCTGTTGGTGGCCGCCGCGGGCTTCGCGGTGTGGCGTCTGGTGGAGCGACTTCGTGGCGCGGCGGCGCGGCGGCACGGCGCCGAACCGTCAGGGGAGAACTTCGGCCATGGTGGCGTCCGGGCGGCCGACCGCCGGGACCGCTCATGGACGGCGGGGTCCGCGGAGGCGCACCATGGCGGGCAGAGCAGTTCGGCGTCGCCCGTCGCACCACGTCAGCTCAGGCCGACGCCTGGAAGGGAGCGGCCCCTTGACCCCCTCAGCGCCCCCACCGCGCCCCCCGAGCACCTTCCGGACCCTCCCTCCCACCGCCGAGGTCGTGATCATCGGCGGCGGGGTGATGGGGACGAGCATCGCCTTCCATCTCGCCGAGGCCGGCGTACGTGA
- a CDS encoding helix-turn-helix transcriptional regulator — translation MAQDSSEGVRPDDPAEIGRRVLRLRGERGLTQRQLAEPAYTPAYVSTLESGKVRPSETALRHLAERLGVSYEELATGRPAEVAAGLRLRLTDARRALATGAPEDAAVLFRALHEEAVAHALAEERAAALLGLGDCLLESGELTDARDCFAAAERLLADEPLPRRVPAIRGRATAHLLTGELRYACYLLESTLDELDAAGLHDPEALLLLYTASIAPYMDMGAHARAAHAAELALALAPRVSDPALVAGMHRGVARTLIAEGRIAEADASLAKAQELYRQLHIRTELAHCHWMRGYVHAQDGDLEQAERELRAARSILASKRAALFTEQVEVELADVLRRRGRAAEAQALLRPLLTSADERDGAGEGTGVLGAGRGAVHAGGAHRLLGLIAEERGDTEAAEEHYCAALSLLERSSAAGDLADLCRLLGDLLRRTGRVEAAMDAYRTGLGHRAAPGTTTLGPAPATPPM, via the coding sequence GTGGCGCAGGACAGTTCCGAGGGCGTACGGCCCGACGACCCGGCCGAGATCGGGCGGCGCGTGCTGCGGCTGCGCGGCGAACGCGGGCTCACGCAACGCCAGTTGGCCGAGCCCGCCTACACACCCGCGTACGTCTCCACGCTCGAATCGGGCAAGGTGCGCCCCTCGGAGACTGCGCTGCGGCACCTGGCGGAACGCCTCGGGGTGAGTTACGAGGAGTTGGCCACGGGCCGCCCCGCCGAGGTCGCCGCCGGACTGCGGCTGCGCCTCACCGACGCCCGGCGCGCCCTCGCCACCGGGGCACCCGAGGACGCGGCCGTGCTGTTCCGCGCACTGCACGAAGAAGCCGTCGCGCACGCGCTCGCCGAGGAGCGGGCGGCCGCGCTGCTCGGGCTCGGCGACTGCCTGCTGGAGTCGGGCGAACTGACCGACGCCCGCGACTGCTTCGCCGCCGCCGAGCGGCTGCTCGCCGACGAGCCGCTGCCGCGCCGGGTCCCGGCCATCCGGGGCCGCGCCACCGCCCACCTGCTCACCGGCGAACTGCGGTACGCCTGTTACCTCCTGGAGAGCACCCTCGACGAGCTCGACGCCGCGGGGCTGCACGACCCGGAGGCGCTGCTGCTCCTCTACACGGCGTCGATCGCGCCGTACATGGACATGGGCGCGCACGCCCGCGCCGCGCACGCCGCCGAGCTGGCCCTCGCGCTCGCCCCGCGCGTCAGCGATCCGGCACTGGTCGCCGGCATGCACCGCGGGGTGGCCCGCACGCTCATCGCCGAGGGACGCATCGCCGAGGCCGACGCGTCGCTCGCCAAGGCCCAGGAGCTCTACCGCCAGCTGCACATCCGTACCGAACTGGCGCACTGCCACTGGATGCGGGGCTATGTGCACGCCCAGGACGGCGACCTGGAGCAGGCCGAGCGCGAGCTGCGCGCGGCCCGCTCCATCCTCGCCTCCAAGCGGGCCGCGCTCTTCACCGAGCAGGTCGAGGTGGAACTCGCGGACGTCCTGCGGCGGCGCGGCAGAGCCGCGGAGGCGCAGGCGCTGCTCCGTCCGCTGCTGACCTCCGCAGACGAGCGGGACGGCGCGGGCGAGGGCACCGGGGTGCTCGGGGCCGGGCGGGGCGCGGTGCACGCGGGCGGCGCGCACCGGCTGCTCGGGCTGATCGCCGAGGAGCGGGGCGACACGGAGGCCGCCGAGGAGCACTACTGCGCGGCGCTGTCCCTGCTCGAACGGTCCAGCGCGGCGGGGGACCTGGCGGACCTCTGCCGTCTGCTGGGGGATCTGCTGCGCCGTACCGGACGGGTGGAGGCGGCCATGGACGCGTACCGCACGGGCCTCGGGCACCGGGCCGCACCGGGCACGACGACGCTGGGCCCGGCGCCCGCCACGCCCCCGATGTGA
- a CDS encoding M64 family metallopeptidase produces MPPTHRIPGRTRRTPLRAALATGIALTAAFAATAPAGTATAAGPDPAQRVEYFTGPGAHPRHAEVPVAEPLSAKERATIKEDGDVVPIVRSGPTGSKLDVVFIGDGYTASQQEDFHADVRAKWAKVSAVEPYASYKSLFNVWAVDAVSRQSGVSGDPTSGTVKDTALGSAFYCDGIERLLCVDTNKVESYAKKAADPDLVIVLANSTKYGGAGYNDITSPSGYDGIATASSDHAQSDQVVVHETGHSLGKLADEYWYEEYGAYTGAEPWESNTSKLTADRLTAQKKKWYRWIGQTSPDGGTVGAYEGGGYHPRGLYRPTTDSMMRTLGREFNLPGREAMIAGFHRHASVVTPLTPTDRVVRRDAKVAVEAAAGIRLRWSVDGREIRRAGGDTVVSPRALGVPADGRTHTLSVHATDGTDAVRDPELKPLLRDTLTWRVTR; encoded by the coding sequence ATGCCCCCCACGCACCGAATACCGGGCAGGACCAGACGCACACCGCTGCGCGCCGCCCTCGCCACCGGAATCGCCCTCACCGCGGCGTTCGCCGCCACCGCACCCGCCGGCACGGCCACGGCCGCCGGCCCGGACCCGGCGCAGCGCGTCGAGTACTTCACCGGCCCCGGCGCCCACCCCCGGCACGCCGAGGTCCCCGTGGCCGAACCGCTCTCCGCGAAGGAGCGCGCCACGATCAAGGAGGACGGCGACGTCGTCCCCATCGTGCGGAGCGGGCCGACGGGCTCCAAGCTCGACGTCGTCTTCATCGGCGACGGCTACACCGCCTCCCAACAGGAGGACTTCCACGCGGACGTGCGCGCCAAGTGGGCGAAGGTCTCCGCCGTCGAGCCGTACGCGTCGTACAAGAGCCTCTTCAACGTCTGGGCCGTGGACGCGGTCTCCCGGCAGTCCGGCGTCTCCGGTGATCCGACCAGCGGCACCGTCAAGGACACCGCCCTCGGCTCGGCCTTCTACTGCGACGGCATCGAGCGGCTGCTGTGCGTGGACACCAACAAGGTCGAGTCGTACGCGAAGAAGGCCGCGGACCCCGACCTCGTGATCGTCCTCGCCAACTCCACCAAGTACGGCGGCGCGGGCTACAACGACATCACCTCGCCGTCCGGCTACGACGGCATCGCCACCGCCTCCTCCGACCACGCGCAGTCCGACCAGGTCGTCGTCCACGAGACGGGCCACTCGCTGGGCAAGCTGGCCGACGAGTACTGGTACGAGGAGTACGGCGCCTACACCGGCGCCGAGCCGTGGGAGTCGAACACCAGCAAGCTCACGGCCGACCGGCTCACCGCGCAGAAGAAGAAGTGGTACCGGTGGATCGGGCAGACGTCACCGGACGGCGGGACCGTCGGCGCGTACGAGGGCGGCGGCTACCACCCGCGCGGGCTCTACCGGCCCACGACCGACTCGATGATGCGTACGCTCGGCCGAGAGTTCAACCTGCCCGGGCGCGAGGCCATGATCGCAGGCTTCCACCGCCACGCGTCCGTCGTCACCCCCCTCACGCCCACGGACCGCGTGGTGCGCCGCGACGCGAAGGTGGCCGTGGAGGCGGCGGCCGGCATCCGGCTGCGCTGGTCCGTCGACGGCCGCGAGATCCGGCGGGCCGGCGGCGACACCGTGGTCAGCCCCCGCGCGCTCGGCGTCCCCGCCGACGGCCGTACGCACACGCTCTCGGTCCACGCCACGGACGGGACGGACGCGGTCCGTGACCCGGAGCTGAAGCCGTTGCTGAGGGACACGCTCACGTGGCGGGTTACGCGCTGA
- a CDS encoding substrate-binding domain-containing protein — protein MALGDFSVEWGRAAVDEVWPARPDALVCANDLIAIGALQRLQQLGVTVPGEVAVTGFDDIPMAALSAPGVTTVRQPVPELAAEAARLLALRLSGDNSGPQRSIRLAPALVVRESSTPSRLTPPRRAERDAAPVT, from the coding sequence GTGGCTCTCGGCGACTTCTCCGTGGAATGGGGCAGGGCCGCCGTCGACGAGGTGTGGCCCGCCCGCCCAGACGCCCTGGTCTGCGCCAACGACCTCATCGCGATCGGGGCGCTCCAGCGGCTCCAGCAGCTCGGCGTGACGGTGCCGGGCGAGGTCGCCGTCACCGGTTTCGACGACATCCCGATGGCGGCGCTGTCCGCACCGGGCGTCACGACGGTCCGCCAGCCGGTGCCGGAACTGGCCGCCGAGGCGGCCCGCCTCCTGGCCCTGCGCCTGTCCGGCGACAACAGCGGCCCCCAACGGTCGATCCGGCTGGCCCCGGCCCTGGTCGTACGCGAGTCCAGCACCCCGAGCCGCTTGACGCCACCACGCAGGGCCGAGCGGGACGCGGCGCCGGTTACGTAG
- a CDS encoding nucleoside hydrolase: MPRKIILDCDPGHDDAIAMLLAHGNPDVELVAVTTVVGNQTLEKVTRNALSVARIANITGVPFAAGCSRPLVRTIETAPEIHGESGIDGPVMPEPVLALDERHAVDLIIDTVMAHEPGEITLVPTAGLTNIAMAARKEPRIVERVREVVLMGGGYHTGNWSPVAEFNIKIDPEAAHIVFNEPWPVTMVGLDLTHQALATPEVVERIAKVGTEPAVFVGELLDFFGAMYLEAQGFAAPPVHDPCAVAYVIDPDVMTVRKAPVDIELTGTLTLGMTVTDLRAPAPEDCHTQVAVDLDHQRFWDLVVDALERIGDVRIGDVPA; this comes from the coding sequence ATGCCCCGAAAGATCATCCTGGACTGCGACCCGGGACATGACGACGCGATCGCCATGCTCCTGGCGCACGGCAACCCGGATGTGGAGCTGGTCGCCGTCACCACCGTGGTGGGCAACCAGACCCTGGAGAAGGTCACCCGCAACGCCCTGTCGGTGGCCCGCATCGCGAACATCACCGGCGTCCCCTTCGCCGCAGGCTGCTCCCGCCCCCTCGTACGCACCATCGAGACGGCCCCCGAGATCCACGGCGAGAGCGGCATCGACGGCCCCGTCATGCCCGAGCCGGTCCTCGCCCTGGACGAGCGCCACGCCGTCGACCTGATCATCGACACGGTCATGGCCCACGAGCCCGGCGAGATCACCCTCGTACCCACCGCCGGCCTGACCAACATCGCCATGGCCGCCCGCAAGGAACCCCGCATCGTCGAGCGCGTCCGCGAGGTCGTCCTGATGGGCGGCGGCTACCACACGGGCAACTGGAGCCCCGTAGCCGAGTTCAACATCAAGATCGACCCCGAGGCCGCGCACATCGTCTTCAACGAGCCCTGGCCCGTCACCATGGTCGGCCTCGACCTGACCCACCAGGCGCTCGCCACCCCCGAGGTCGTCGAGCGCATCGCGAAGGTCGGCACCGAGCCCGCCGTCTTCGTGGGCGAGCTCCTCGACTTCTTCGGCGCCATGTACCTGGAGGCCCAGGGCTTCGCGGCCCCGCCGGTGCACGACCCCTGCGCGGTCGCCTACGTCATCGACCCCGACGTCATGACGGTCCGCAAGGCCCCCGTCGACATCGAGCTGACCGGCACCCTCACCCTCGGCATGACCGTGACGGACCTCCGCGCGCCCGCCCCCGAGGACTGCCACACGCAGGTCGCCGTCGACCTCGACCACCAGCGCTTCTGGGACCTCGTCGTGGACGCGCTCGAGCGCATCGGTGACGTCCGGATCGGTGACGTCCCCGCATGA
- a CDS encoding MFS transporter: protein MNASFTEPAAETPGGARGSRPVRIGVLVTALLAACFAFQLNASMLSPALKNIEDSLGATSAEVGLTQTAFFTSAALFSLFLPRLGDLVGRRKVLAGMLALMVVGCVVAALAESVPMLFAGRVIQGVSGPTVPLCLIMLRHEVHEPKKYGTLLGVITAVNGGIAGVDSLAGGYLADHHGFQSVFWSMAGVAAVAAVLVATLTPESKAAATADSRMDWPGVTFLVVSVGAALIALNEAGKLGAANWPLVAGLFVVSAVAFALFWRTEDRSSHPLVATHHLRRRSTWALLLTTVLTMTGVFAVMNGMIPAFAQDAQAGFGMSAEQSAWWTLTPYALAGLAMGPIAGRLAATYGYGRVLRLGLIGSAVTVALMLFTLHADSRPLLLAASILIGVTYAGVGNIVLNGLGIVLSPKENPGFLPGLNAGAFNLGAGLSFAVLYAVQTAAEPADKTSPGGYTAGMIAGVALIAAAFATSFLIPKPVEAEATP from the coding sequence ATGAACGCCTCCTTCACCGAACCGGCCGCCGAGACCCCCGGCGGCGCCCGTGGCTCCCGCCCGGTGCGCATCGGCGTGCTGGTCACCGCGCTCCTCGCGGCCTGCTTCGCCTTCCAGCTCAACGCGAGCATGCTCAGCCCCGCCCTGAAGAACATCGAGGACTCCCTAGGGGCGACCTCCGCCGAGGTCGGCCTGACCCAGACCGCCTTCTTCACCTCCGCCGCGCTCTTCTCGCTCTTCCTGCCGCGCCTCGGCGACCTCGTCGGACGCCGCAAGGTCCTCGCCGGGATGCTCGCGCTCATGGTCGTCGGCTGTGTCGTCGCCGCGCTCGCCGAGAGCGTGCCGATGCTCTTCGCGGGCCGTGTCATCCAGGGCGTCTCCGGCCCCACCGTGCCGCTCTGCCTGATCATGCTGCGCCACGAGGTCCACGAGCCGAAGAAGTACGGCACCCTCCTCGGTGTCATCACCGCCGTCAACGGCGGCATCGCGGGCGTCGACTCCCTGGCGGGCGGCTACCTCGCCGACCACCACGGCTTCCAGTCGGTGTTCTGGTCGATGGCCGGCGTGGCCGCCGTCGCCGCGGTCCTGGTCGCCACCCTCACCCCCGAGTCCAAGGCCGCCGCCACCGCTGACAGCCGCATGGACTGGCCCGGTGTCACCTTCCTCGTCGTCTCGGTCGGCGCCGCCCTCATCGCCCTCAACGAAGCGGGCAAGCTGGGCGCCGCCAACTGGCCGCTGGTCGCGGGTCTGTTCGTCGTCTCGGCCGTCGCCTTCGCCCTGTTCTGGCGCACCGAGGACCGCAGCAGCCACCCCCTGGTCGCCACCCATCACCTGCGTCGGCGCTCCACCTGGGCGCTGCTGCTCACCACCGTCCTCACCATGACGGGCGTCTTCGCCGTCATGAACGGCATGATCCCCGCCTTCGCGCAGGACGCCCAGGCCGGCTTCGGCATGAGCGCCGAGCAGTCCGCCTGGTGGACCCTGACGCCGTACGCCCTCGCGGGCCTCGCCATGGGCCCGATCGCCGGGCGCCTGGCCGCCACGTACGGATACGGACGCGTCCTGCGCCTCGGCCTCATCGGCTCGGCCGTGACGGTCGCCCTGATGCTGTTCACGCTGCACGCCGACTCGCGGCCGCTGCTCCTGGCGGCGTCGATCCTCATCGGCGTCACCTACGCGGGCGTCGGCAACATCGTCCTCAACGGCCTCGGCATCGTGCTCTCCCCGAAGGAGAACCCGGGCTTCCTGCCCGGTCTGAACGCGGGCGCCTTCAACCTCGGCGCCGGCCTCAGCTTCGCCGTCCTGTACGCCGTGCAGACCGCCGCCGAACCGGCCGACAAGACCTCGCCCGGCGGATACACGGCAGGCATGATCGCCGGGGTCGCGCTCATCGCGGCGGCCTTCGCGACGTCCTTCCTCATCCCCAAGCCGGTGGAGGCGGAAGCCACCCCGTGA
- a CDS encoding HAD-IIIC family phosphatase, with the protein MTEPQPTVKCLVWDLDNTLWRGTLLEDGEVALHEGLREVIAELDSRGILQAIASRNDHDHAWAQLEKLGVAEYFVLPRINWGAKSASVRAIAEELNFALSTIAFIDDQPAERAEVAFHLPEVRCYPAEEALALVGLAEFTPPVVTGDARRRRQMYQAGVRREAERTEHAGSDEEFLRSLSLELRIERAGDEEIARVEELTLRTSQMNATGVHYSDEALRALVADERHEVLVGSLTDRFGPHGAIGVILLERRPRSWHIKLLATSCRVVSFGVGAALLRWLSDEAARAGVALTAGFRRTERNRMMEVAYRFAGFSEDAGATVEDGVQTLVLDPARQDPPAHLAVMAPRLFGESPEPVRWMPAG; encoded by the coding sequence GTGACGGAACCGCAGCCGACCGTCAAGTGCCTGGTCTGGGACCTGGACAACACCCTGTGGCGCGGCACGCTCCTGGAGGACGGCGAGGTCGCCCTCCACGAAGGCCTGCGCGAGGTGATCGCCGAGCTCGACTCGCGGGGCATCCTCCAGGCGATCGCCAGCCGCAACGACCACGACCACGCCTGGGCGCAGCTGGAGAAGCTCGGCGTCGCCGAGTACTTCGTGCTGCCGCGGATCAACTGGGGCGCCAAGTCGGCGTCCGTCCGGGCCATCGCCGAGGAGCTGAACTTCGCTCTGTCGACGATCGCCTTCATCGACGACCAGCCCGCCGAGCGCGCGGAGGTCGCCTTCCACCTCCCCGAGGTGCGCTGTTATCCGGCGGAGGAGGCGCTCGCGCTGGTGGGGCTCGCCGAGTTCACGCCGCCCGTGGTCACGGGAGACGCGCGCCGGCGCCGGCAGATGTACCAGGCGGGGGTCCGCCGGGAGGCCGAGCGCACCGAACACGCGGGCAGCGACGAGGAGTTCCTGCGCTCGCTCTCCTTGGAGCTGCGCATCGAGCGCGCCGGCGACGAGGAGATCGCCCGGGTCGAGGAACTGACCCTGCGGACGAGCCAGATGAACGCCACGGGGGTGCACTACTCCGACGAGGCGCTGCGCGCGCTCGTGGCGGACGAGCGGCACGAGGTCCTCGTCGGCTCGCTCACCGACCGCTTCGGTCCACACGGCGCGATCGGCGTGATCCTTCTGGAGCGGCGGCCTCGGTCCTGGCACATCAAGCTGCTCGCCACCTCCTGCCGGGTGGTGTCCTTCGGCGTGGGGGCGGCGCTGCTGCGCTGGCTCTCCGACGAGGCGGCCCGGGCCGGCGTGGCGCTGACGGCCGGGTTCCGGCGCACCGAGCGAAATCGCATGATGGAGGTCGCCTACCGCTTCGCGGGCTTCAGCGAAGACGCCGGAGCGACGGTGGAGGACGGCGTGCAGACCCTGGTCCTCGACCCCGCCCGGCAGGACCCTCCCGCGCACCTGGCGGTCATGGCGCCCCGGCTCTTCGGGGAGTCGCCCGAGCCGGTGCGGTGGATGCCCGCCGGGTGA
- a CDS encoding 3-oxoacyl-[acyl-carrier-protein] synthase III C-terminal domain-containing protein, with the protein MTSGTGAVGIGAIHCLLPDERVAVADLPELARLTDEELKFAEQAGIKSVGVFPDTEPTELAARACRELLAARPGVPDLLLHIGSRAPDVLIGSDAGKIAHLAGLTGTFPFTVDGLGCAGSSAAWGLGRDLLLGDPSRRCVLLTYGSRPTAADRVRRPVTVIGDGAFAMTLVRGGRPVLKAHRMEADSSFHDLFKVEYKHSPWSQWREVCADNDRYSFELAMHSRTRLGKLVDQVLADAGIGKQDVAATLMQNVTASAFEFYKVTLGLPIHPVCATHLAELGHLGPMDVVLNMDRLLATGELDPGQHVLVLSNSPVAAWTVTLWEV; encoded by the coding sequence ATGACGAGCGGGACCGGAGCCGTCGGAATCGGCGCGATCCACTGCCTGCTGCCGGACGAGCGGGTGGCCGTAGCGGACCTGCCGGAACTGGCCCGGCTGACGGACGAGGAGCTGAAGTTCGCCGAACAGGCCGGGATCAAGTCGGTCGGCGTCTTCCCCGACACGGAGCCGACCGAACTCGCCGCCCGCGCCTGCCGGGAACTGCTCGCGGCGCGGCCGGGGGTGCCGGACCTGCTGCTGCACATCGGTTCCCGGGCGCCCGACGTGCTGATCGGTTCCGACGCGGGCAAGATCGCGCATCTGGCCGGTCTCACCGGCACCTTCCCCTTCACCGTCGACGGGCTGGGCTGCGCGGGCTCATCGGCCGCCTGGGGCCTGGGCCGGGACCTGCTGCTCGGCGACCCGTCCCGGCGATGCGTCCTGCTCACCTACGGCAGCCGGCCCACGGCAGCCGACCGGGTCCGGCGTCCCGTGACGGTGATCGGAGACGGCGCGTTCGCGATGACGCTCGTACGAGGGGGGCGCCCGGTGCTCAAGGCGCACCGCATGGAGGCCGACAGCTCCTTCCACGACCTGTTCAAGGTGGAGTACAAGCACAGTCCCTGGTCGCAGTGGCGCGAGGTGTGCGCCGACAACGACCGCTACTCCTTCGAGCTGGCCATGCACAGCCGCACCCGGCTCGGCAAGCTCGTCGACCAGGTCCTCGCGGACGCGGGCATCGGCAAGCAGGACGTGGCCGCCACCCTGATGCAGAACGTCACCGCCAGCGCCTTCGAGTTCTACAAGGTCACGCTGGGGCTGCCGATCCACCCGGTCTGCGCCACCCACCTCGCGGAGCTCGGCCACCTCGGTCCGATGGACGTGGTCCTCAACATGGACCGGCTGCTGGCCACCGGCGAGCTGGACCCCGGGCAGCACGTCCTCGTGCTCAGCAACAGCCCGGTGGCCGCCTGGACCGTGACGCTGTGGGAAGTGTGA
- a CDS encoding acyl-CoA dehydrogenase family protein translates to MSDELAALISAEVGDRAAGWDLAGAIPPEVLRGLGAKGALCAEVPAEYGGRGLTGRSNGELTAHAGALCSSLRSVMTSQGMAAWTIQRFGTRAQRAAELARLTGGGLAAVAFSEPQAGSDLSAISTTIVDDGGDGEGVVLNGHKVWSTAAAYADVLVVFGRYQNDAAAVVVPVDTPGVTVRPIDQPLGCRAAGHADVLLEDVRLPAARVLSGASQSLGLLTTIALTYGRLSVAWGCVGIIRSCLKAAASHARTREQFGKPLARHQLIARHLAELVVAEQTATRVCEHASECWDSRSAELSGASVLAKHVAAGNAARAASTAVQVLASAGSVDGEPVARAYRDAKLMQIIEGSEEICQLILAERALEGVA, encoded by the coding sequence GTGAGTGACGAGCTCGCGGCCCTGATCAGCGCGGAGGTCGGCGACCGTGCCGCCGGCTGGGACCTGGCCGGGGCGATCCCGCCGGAGGTGCTCCGCGGGCTCGGCGCCAAGGGGGCCTTGTGCGCCGAGGTCCCCGCGGAGTACGGCGGGCGGGGCCTGACGGGACGCTCCAACGGCGAACTGACCGCGCACGCGGGGGCGTTGTGCAGTTCGCTGCGGAGTGTGATGACCTCGCAGGGCATGGCGGCGTGGACGATCCAGCGGTTCGGTACGCGTGCCCAGCGCGCCGCCGAGCTGGCCCGCCTGACCGGGGGCGGGCTCGCGGCCGTCGCGTTCAGCGAACCGCAGGCCGGCAGCGATCTCTCGGCGATCAGCACCACGATCGTGGACGACGGCGGGGACGGCGAGGGCGTGGTCCTCAACGGGCACAAGGTGTGGTCGACCGCGGCCGCCTACGCCGACGTCCTGGTGGTATTCGGCCGCTATCAGAACGACGCGGCGGCCGTGGTGGTCCCGGTGGACACCCCCGGCGTCACGGTACGACCGATCGACCAGCCGCTCGGCTGTCGTGCGGCGGGCCACGCGGACGTACTCCTGGAGGACGTACGCCTGCCCGCGGCCCGGGTGCTCTCGGGCGCGAGCCAGTCGCTCGGCCTGCTCACCACCATCGCCCTCACCTACGGCCGCCTCTCGGTGGCGTGGGGCTGCGTCGGCATCATCCGCAGCTGCCTGAAGGCCGCCGCCTCGCACGCCCGGACCCGTGAGCAGTTCGGCAAGCCGCTGGCACGGCACCAGCTGATCGCCCGCCACCTCGCCGAGCTGGTGGTAGCCGAGCAGACCGCGACCAGGGTGTGCGAGCACGCGTCGGAGTGCTGGGACAGCCGGTCCGCGGAGCTGTCCGGCGCGTCGGTGCTCGCCAAGCACGTCGCCGCGGGCAACGCGGCGCGCGCCGCCTCCACCGCGGTGCAGGTGCTCGCCTCGGCGGGTTCGGTGGACGGCGAACCGGTGGCCCGTGCCTACCGGGACGCCAAGTTGATGCAGATCATCGAGGGCAGCGAGGAGATCTGCCAGCTGATCCTCGCGGAGCGCGCCTTGGAGGGTGTGGCATGA
- a CDS encoding acyl carrier protein produces the protein MSEPTTARPMSAEEVRAELKRFLEERTKTDWEPDTDLFATGGVSSLFAMELVVHVEKTFGIAVEGADLRIDNFRTVNTMTELVLRLATADAGTGAGTYAGE, from the coding sequence ATGAGCGAGCCCACCACGGCCCGGCCGATGTCGGCGGAGGAAGTCCGGGCCGAGCTGAAGCGGTTCCTGGAAGAGCGCACCAAGACCGACTGGGAGCCGGACACCGACCTGTTCGCCACCGGCGGGGTGTCCTCCCTGTTCGCGATGGAACTGGTCGTCCACGTCGAGAAGACCTTCGGCATCGCCGTCGAGGGCGCCGACCTCAGGATCGACAACTTCCGTACGGTGAACACCATGACCGAGCTGGTGCTCCGGCTCGCCACAGCGGATGCCGGGACGGGCGCAGGGACGTACGCCGGTGAGTGA